Below is a window of Prosthecobacter algae DNA.
CGTGAACGGCCGCCGCGAATTGCTGCATCGTCTCTATGCCGATGGCTCGGTGAAGGTGGAGCTGCGGGAAGTGCTCACCGTGCCAAAGTCCACCGTCATGCAGACCGGCCCCGAGGCCGTGGTCTATGTCGATCAAGGCGGTGGTGCCTATGCGCGTAGCGTGGTGAAGATCGGGCGGCGCGGCGACTCGCTGCTGGAAATACTTTCCGGCATCAAGCCCGGCGACAAGATCGTGACGAATGGCAACCTGCTCATCGACGGACAGGCGGAGATGAACCGCTCCTTCATGTCGCCAGTGCAGCCGATGGCACCCGCCATGGCGATGCCCGATCTCACCGCACCGCAGCAGCAAGTCATCAGCAACTTCATCAAAGTGGCCGACGCGATGGCTGCCGCCCTCTCCGCCGACGATCTCGCCGCCTTCAATAAAGCCAGCGAACCCGCGATGATGCAGACCGGCGAGCTGATCGACACTCTGAAATCCAACGCCGCCCTGAAGCCCAAACTCGATGCGCTAGACAAAGCGCGGCATTTCCACGGCTTCACGGACATCATGAAGGCACGCATCGCCTTCCACACCTTTTCCACCGCAGTCACCGCTTTGATCGAGCCTCTGCGCACCGCCAAGGGCGCTCCCGAGTTCAAAGTCTGGGAATGCATGATGGTGAATCAAATCATCCCCGATGTCCCCGCCAAAGGCCGCTGGGTGCAGCTCGGCACACGCCCAGGACACAATCCCTACTTCGGCGCTGACATGCTGGAATGTGTGAAAGAGATCAAACCAGGGGAGGCGCTGCCATGATCGAAGCCATCATTCACTGGAGCCTGAAAAACCGGTTCCTCGTCGCCTGTGCGGCGCTTCTCCTCATCGCGCTCGGTGTCCGTGCCATCTACCTCACGCCGGTGGATGCCATCCCTGATCTCACGGAGAACCAGGTGCTCGTTTATGCCGACTTCATGGGCCGCAGTCCGCAGGAAGTCGAGGATCAAGTCACGTTCCCGCTTTCCACAGGTCTGCAAGGTCTCGCTGGCGTCAAAGAAGTGCGGGCCACCTCCATGTTCGGCTTCTCGCTCATCACCATCATCTTTGAGGACAAGGTGGACACTTACTTTGCGCGGGCGCGGGTGCTGGAGCGGCTGAACTATCTGCAAGCCTCCATGCCCGAGGGCGTGAAGCCGCAGCTCGGCCCCGACGCCTCCGGCCTCGGCTGGGTGTATCAGTATTACTTCGCGGTCGATGCCACGCAGGCCAAGGATGGCGGCTACGACCTCGCGCAACTCCGCTCGCTGCAAGATTGGTATGTGCGCTACCAGCTCGCCAGCGTGCAGGGTGTCGCCGAGGTGGCGAGCATCGGCGGCTTCGTGAAGCAGTATCAGGTGGAGCTGAACTCCACCAAGATGCGTGCCACCAACGTCACGCTCATGGATGTGATGACCGCCGTGCAGAGCGCCAACCTCAATGTCGGCGGCAAGGTGGTGGAGGAAAATGGCGCGGAGTTCGTGCTGCGCGGCATCGGCCTCGTCACCAGTGTGGAAGACCTCGAACTCGTCACCGTGAAGGCGATGGAAGGCACGCCGGTCTATTTGAAAGACATCGCCACCGTGCAGATCGGCGGCGACTTCCGCCGTGGTGCGCTCGACTTGAACGGCCATGAAGCCGTGGGCGGCACCGTCGTCATGCGCACCGGCGAAAACGCGAAAGCAGTGATTGAGCGCATCAAAGAAAAGATCGCCCAGATCGCCCCCAGTCTGCCGCCGGGCGTCACCATCAAGCCTTTCTATGACCGCAGCGAGCTGATCGACAACACCATCGGCACGCTCAAGCACGCGCTGCTGGAGGAGTTCATCCTCGTCACGCTCGCGCACATCATCTTCCTCTGGCACTTCCGCAGCATCCTCATCGTCACGCTGCCGCTGCCGATCTCCATTTTGATCTCCTTCCTGCTGATGAAGGAGTTTGGCATCACCAGCAACATCATGTCCCTCACCGGCATCGCCATCGCCATCGGCGTGCTGGTGGACGCGGCCATCGTCGTCACAGAAAACGTCATCCGACACTGCGAGGAAGCCGAGCACAAGAAAGGCGGGCGGCTCAGCGCTCAACAAACCTGGGACGTCACCCTCGCCGCCTGCACGCAGGTCGGGCGGCCCATCTTCTTCGCCATGGCGATCATCATTCTCGCTTTCGTGCCCGTCTTTGCGCTCAGCGGGCAAGAAGGAAAACTATTTCACCCGCTCGCCTTCACCAAGACCTTCGCCATGATCGGCTCCACACTGCTCGCCGTCACGCTGGTGCCGGTGTTGTGCTCGCTGCTCGTGCGCGGCCCGTTTCATTCCGAGGAAAGCAACGTCGTGATGAAGTTCCTACTGAGGCTCTATGAGCCGACGCTGAACTGGGCGCTCAATCACCGCAAAACCGTCATCGGCATGGCGATGATGATCCTCGGTGTCTCGCTGCTCACCGCGTTTGGATTGCCCCGCAGCACGGTGAAGCAAATCCGCGATGCAGGCTATCCCCGCCTCGCCGATGCCGTGACCGGTTTTGGCAAAGAGTTCATGCCGCCGCTCAATGAAGGCAGCCTGCTCTACATGCCAGTGATGATGCCCAAGACCGGTCTCAAGGAAATCCAGCGCGTCATGTCCTGGCAGGACACCGTCATCGCCGCCACGCCCGAAGTCGAATCCGTGGCGGGCAAGCTGGGCCGTT
It encodes the following:
- a CDS encoding efflux RND transporter permease subunit, which encodes MIEAIIHWSLKNRFLVACAALLLIALGVRAIYLTPVDAIPDLTENQVLVYADFMGRSPQEVEDQVTFPLSTGLQGLAGVKEVRATSMFGFSLITIIFEDKVDTYFARARVLERLNYLQASMPEGVKPQLGPDASGLGWVYQYYFAVDATQAKDGGYDLAQLRSLQDWYVRYQLASVQGVAEVASIGGFVKQYQVELNSTKMRATNVTLMDVMTAVQSANLNVGGKVVEENGAEFVLRGIGLVTSVEDLELVTVKAMEGTPVYLKDIATVQIGGDFRRGALDLNGHEAVGGTVVMRTGENAKAVIERIKEKIAQIAPSLPPGVTIKPFYDRSELIDNTIGTLKHALLEEFILVTLAHIIFLWHFRSILIVTLPLPISILISFLLMKEFGITSNIMSLTGIAIAIGVLVDAAIVVTENVIRHCEEAEHKKGGRLSAQQTWDVTLAACTQVGRPIFFAMAIIILAFVPVFALSGQEGKLFHPLAFTKTFAMIGSTLLAVTLVPVLCSLLVRGPFHSEESNVVMKFLLRLYEPTLNWALNHRKTVIGMAMMILGVSLLTAFGLPRSTVKQIRDAGYPRLADAVTGFGKEFMPPLNEGSLLYMPVMMPKTGLKEIQRVMSWQDTVIAATPEVESVAGKLGRFETATDPAPTEMLETTIMLKPEYIPDGRWSVKRNPAWRDGMTVEKLKAELTEKMKQVPGYVPAFLQPIENRILMLYTGIRAQVGVKIYGDNLDAIQRKAFEVEKLINSIEGAAGVSPSRVQGKPYLNVQVDRQAMARYGLSAKDVLDAVEIAIGGKNVSTTIEGRQRFPIQIRVQRGERDDIEKLSSILVAARQGMSASGAAPMGGGGGMTGGAAAGMASSAGNTPVTYIPLGMVAKITREVGANEIASENGRLRSYVQANVQDRDLGGFVQEVEQKLKTIDWEGMTYKMTGEYENQRRFVQTMQIVFPIVLLIIFVLLYIVYHSALEAAHVMLAVPFALSGGVLLQKLLGYNFNGAVWVGYIALFGTAVQTGVVMVVYLEETVKARMAQLGAAFAYSDLVQAVKDGARLRLRPKVMTVATIVASLLPIMWSHRQGSEVMQPLATPVIGGMISSLIHILIVTPVIFLWLRGREFKKGSRAAITLTPNADPA